The following proteins are encoded in a genomic region of Natrinema sp. DC36:
- a CDS encoding TatD family hydrolase — protein MIDETPVLDDHLHLDPDNHRGIDAVRDFARLGGTHLLVVNKPSWHLGVEAETGEDFREVFERTVEIVDEASSELAGRAWPVLGVHPGLVSRLVDERGFAPEDARDLMQAGIDVAAEYVESGEALALKSGRPHYEVDDDVWDASNEVMRRAFEHGADLECAVQLHAEASEDMTAVAEWAEAAGMPAHRVVKHYAGGRLEGPTPSVMSEKDRLETAAERGEPFLMETDYIDDPDRPGAVLGPKTVPRRVRWLLENGHDTAVRIAHVETPKRVYGIDTEATLERTE, from the coding sequence ATGATCGACGAGACGCCGGTCCTGGACGACCACCTCCATCTCGATCCGGACAACCACCGCGGTATCGACGCCGTTCGCGACTTCGCCCGCCTCGGCGGCACCCACCTGCTCGTGGTGAACAAACCCTCCTGGCATCTCGGCGTCGAGGCCGAGACCGGCGAGGACTTCCGCGAGGTCTTCGAGCGCACCGTCGAAATCGTCGACGAGGCCTCGAGCGAACTCGCGGGCCGAGCGTGGCCCGTCCTCGGCGTTCACCCCGGCCTCGTTTCGCGGCTGGTCGATGAGCGCGGGTTCGCGCCCGAGGACGCTCGCGACCTCATGCAGGCCGGGATCGACGTCGCGGCCGAGTACGTCGAGTCGGGTGAGGCGCTGGCGCTGAAATCCGGCCGGCCACACTACGAGGTCGACGACGACGTCTGGGACGCCTCGAACGAGGTCATGCGCCGCGCGTTCGAGCACGGAGCCGACCTCGAGTGTGCCGTCCAGCTCCACGCCGAGGCCAGCGAGGACATGACCGCGGTCGCGGAGTGGGCCGAAGCCGCCGGCATGCCGGCCCACCGCGTCGTCAAACACTACGCGGGCGGCCGCCTCGAGGGGCCGACGCCGAGCGTGATGAGCGAGAAGGATCGCCTCGAGACCGCGGCCGAGCGCGGCGAGCCGTTCCTGATGGAAACCGACTACATCGACGACCCGGACCGGCCGGGAGCGGTGCTCGGACCCAAGACGGTCCCGCGGCGGGTTCGGTGGTTGCTCGAGAACGGTCACGATACCGCGGTTCGGATCGCCCACGTCGAGACGCCGAAGCGAGTCTACGGGATCGACACGGAAGCGACGCTCGAGCGAACGGAGTAA
- a CDS encoding Na+/H+ antiporter NhaC family protein: MSANGESPSDEGPADQFIGGETESGPTVEFYGGRGMSAFPIAFFILWAIVQTALWRIGDTGGLIVGILVGLILGMFFVRGNWQSYANTIFEGMTQPVAVTAIVAWIWAGMFAQLLQDGGFVGGLVWLADSAGVGAALFPAITFVLAAVFTTGIGTGYGSSVAFVGLFFPAGVLLGANPILLFGAILSGAIFGDNLAPVSDTTIVSAVTQDADIGGVVASRFKYVIVAAVIAFVGYVVAGGMMGGLEIGAEAQEIFLESSEALGLVHVISMLAVIGAAVAGRHIVEAISWGIVIAIAFNLVFGLAGLGEIVMFNAPEDAPLAQPLESLPILTIVEDPDAVGVGGSLMDGVAGFLELSILVLLIIGAAQIMIRGGAFEVLLEWSIENLATNVRNAELTMVGTAALINAIITINTAAEVAIGPYISKIGERFNLNGYRRANILDGQTAAMGYIFPWSGGVLAAYGAMQQLPGDYEWFEQSMIVTPIDVVPYVFQGWLLVAVFVVAALTGFGREYVTDRETEEVARV, encoded by the coding sequence ATGAGTGCGAACGGAGAGTCGCCGTCCGACGAGGGTCCGGCCGACCAGTTCATCGGCGGCGAGACCGAGAGCGGTCCGACGGTCGAGTTCTACGGCGGCCGCGGGATGAGCGCGTTCCCGATCGCGTTTTTCATCCTCTGGGCCATCGTTCAGACCGCACTCTGGCGAATCGGCGATACCGGCGGTCTCATCGTCGGCATCCTGGTCGGACTGATCCTCGGGATGTTCTTCGTTCGGGGGAACTGGCAGTCCTACGCCAACACGATCTTCGAGGGGATGACCCAGCCCGTCGCGGTGACGGCGATCGTGGCGTGGATCTGGGCCGGCATGTTCGCCCAACTCCTGCAGGACGGCGGCTTCGTCGGCGGGCTGGTCTGGCTGGCCGACTCCGCCGGCGTCGGCGCGGCGCTGTTCCCGGCGATCACGTTCGTCCTCGCCGCCGTCTTCACGACGGGGATCGGGACGGGGTACGGCTCGAGCGTCGCCTTCGTCGGCCTCTTCTTCCCGGCCGGCGTCTTGCTCGGTGCGAACCCCATCTTGCTGTTCGGCGCGATCCTCTCGGGGGCGATCTTCGGCGACAACCTCGCGCCCGTCAGCGACACGACGATCGTCAGTGCCGTCACGCAGGACGCCGACATCGGCGGCGTCGTCGCCTCGCGGTTCAAGTACGTCATCGTCGCCGCCGTCATCGCCTTCGTCGGCTACGTCGTCGCCGGCGGGATGATGGGGGGCCTCGAGATCGGCGCGGAGGCCCAAGAGATCTTCCTCGAGAGCAGCGAGGCCCTCGGCCTCGTCCACGTGATCTCGATGCTGGCCGTGATCGGTGCGGCCGTCGCCGGCCGCCACATCGTCGAGGCGATCTCGTGGGGGATCGTCATCGCGATCGCCTTCAACCTCGTCTTCGGTCTGGCGGGCCTCGGCGAGATCGTCATGTTCAACGCGCCCGAGGACGCGCCGCTGGCCCAGCCGCTCGAGTCCCTGCCGATCCTCACGATCGTCGAGGATCCCGACGCGGTCGGCGTCGGCGGGAGCCTGATGGACGGCGTGGCGGGATTCCTCGAGCTATCGATCCTCGTCCTCCTGATCATCGGCGCGGCCCAGATCATGATCCGCGGCGGCGCGTTCGAGGTGCTTCTCGAGTGGTCCATCGAAAACCTCGCGACGAACGTCCGTAACGCCGAACTCACGATGGTCGGCACCGCGGCGCTGATCAACGCGATCATCACGATCAACACCGCCGCCGAGGTCGCGATCGGACCTTACATTTCGAAGATCGGCGAGCGGTTCAACCTGAACGGCTACCGCCGGGCGAACATCTTGGACGGCCAGACCGCCGCCATGGGCTACATCTTCCCGTGGTCCGGCGGCGTCCTCGCCGCCTACGGTGCGATGCAACAACTGCCCGGTGACTACGAGTGGTTCGAGCAGTCGATGATCGTTACGCCGATCGACGTCGTCCCGTACGTCTTTCAAGGATGGCTGTTGGTCGCCGTCTTCGTCGTCGCCGCGCTGACCGGCTTCGGCCGCGAGTACGTGACCGACCGCGAGACCGAGGAGGTGGCTCGCGTATGA